A window of Bacteroidales bacterium contains these coding sequences:
- a CDS encoding P-loop NTPase, whose amino-acid sequence MEIAIISGKGGTGKSSITAAFIALAKQVVAVDCDVDASNLYLLLNPEKAGEEKFISGYSAQINKDLCSQCGECISYCKFDALSWSDGYVAVDEIACEGCFLCSRICPVQAIDMIPSDDSRLYWGDFRFGKMVYGKLAPGEENSGKLINKLRTKARETAKAHNLETIILDGPPGISCPVISTITGVDKVVIVTEPSVSGMSDLQRTVELVRKFDIKTYVIVNKFDLNIELSKEIDSWCGSQSLPVIGLFPFDKNMVDAMVVGKSIIEYNDGLEISKLIKKAYTKIA is encoded by the coding sequence ATGGAAATAGCAATAATAAGTGGTAAAGGCGGGACAGGAAAATCTAGTATAACTGCTGCTTTTATAGCATTAGCAAAGCAAGTTGTAGCTGTGGATTGCGATGTAGATGCCTCGAATTTATATTTGTTGTTAAATCCTGAAAAAGCGGGCGAAGAGAAATTTATATCTGGCTATTCTGCTCAAATAAATAAAGATTTGTGTAGTCAATGTGGAGAGTGTATCTCATATTGTAAATTTGATGCGTTGAGTTGGAGCGATGGTTATGTCGCTGTAGATGAAATAGCATGTGAAGGTTGCTTCCTTTGCTCTCGTATATGTCCGGTTCAAGCAATTGATATGATACCATCTGATGATAGTCGCTTGTATTGGGGAGATTTCCGATTTGGGAAAATGGTATATGGAAAACTTGCACCGGGTGAAGAAAATTCAGGCAAATTGATTAATAAACTTCGCACTAAAGCTCGTGAAACAGCGAAAGCACATAATTTAGAAACAATTATACTTGATGGACCTCCGGGAATAAGTTGTCCGGTTATTTCCACGATAACTGGAGTTGATAAAGTGGTGATTGTAACAGAACCTTCAGTTTCAGGTATGTCTGATTTGCAGCGTACTGTTGAGTTAGTGCGTAAATTTGATATTAAAACCTATGTTATTGTCAATAAATTCGATTTGAATATTGAATTAAGCAAGGAAATAGACAGCTGGTGCGGGAGCCAATCCTTGCCAGTAATAGGTCTTTTCCCATTTGACAAAAATATGGTTGATGCAATGGTTGTAGGCAAAAGCATTATAGAATATAACGATGGTTTAGAAATCTCAAAATTAATTAAGAAGGCTTACACGAAAATAGCATAG